Proteins encoded together in one Candidatus Sulfotelmatobacter sp. window:
- a CDS encoding alkaline phosphatase family protein — protein sequence MDRIASLCLSLLLLSSAAVLLSLNGCGGGSQSTPTAPPTQGKIQHIVIIFQENRTPDNLFHDPVLIANGADIASSGLDSTGNTIQLTATSLGVDYDLSHAHSAFVAMYDGGKMDGANNINIVCYSTTDCPPPNAQFLYVQASDVGPYFQMAEQYTFGDRMFQTNQGPSFPAHQFIISGTSEPSTGSNQFVAENAGGIANAGDNTGCTAPPAEYVSLIDPTGAETTRIYPCTDHPTLTDELDSAGITWRYYAPSAGSLWTGPNAIQHMCGPNAAPPNATACVGSDWVNHVVLYTTANPAPILTDISSNQLPAVSWVIPAGQNSDHAGTLTNTSGPSWVASIVNAIGNSSYWSNTAIVVTWDDWGGWYDHVPPFKVVNDGTSWGSGYVYGFRVPLIVISPYAKAAYISHATHDFGSILNLIEETFNLKSLGYADAHADDLSDCFDFSQPPLTFKTIDAPMKADHFLNDKTPAGDPDDD from the coding sequence ATGGACCGAATCGCTTCCCTGTGTCTTTCGCTGTTGCTGCTTTCCTCCGCCGCTGTCTTGCTTAGCTTGAACGGGTGCGGGGGCGGTTCGCAATCTACTCCAACAGCGCCGCCAACGCAGGGAAAAATCCAGCACATCGTGATCATCTTCCAGGAGAACCGCACCCCCGACAACCTGTTTCACGACCCAGTACTGATCGCCAACGGAGCCGACATCGCCAGCAGTGGCCTCGATTCCACGGGCAACACAATCCAGCTCACCGCCACCTCTCTAGGCGTCGACTATGACCTGAGCCATGCGCACTCGGCGTTCGTGGCCATGTACGACGGCGGCAAGATGGATGGCGCCAACAACATCAATATCGTCTGCTACAGCACCACGGACTGCCCACCACCCAATGCCCAGTTTTTGTACGTTCAAGCTTCCGATGTCGGCCCGTACTTCCAGATGGCCGAACAGTACACCTTCGGCGATCGCATGTTTCAAACCAATCAGGGTCCCAGTTTCCCGGCACATCAATTCATTATTTCGGGGACATCCGAACCCAGCACGGGCAGCAACCAGTTCGTCGCGGAAAACGCGGGAGGCATAGCTAATGCTGGCGATAACACGGGCTGCACCGCCCCTCCCGCCGAGTACGTCTCGCTGATCGACCCCACCGGCGCCGAGACTACCAGGATCTACCCTTGCACCGATCATCCCACTCTCACCGATGAGCTCGATTCCGCCGGGATCACTTGGCGCTACTATGCTCCGTCTGCGGGCTCGCTCTGGACCGGTCCCAATGCCATTCAGCATATGTGTGGTCCCAACGCTGCTCCTCCCAACGCCACAGCCTGCGTAGGTTCGGATTGGGTCAATCACGTTGTTCTTTACACTACCGCGAACCCCGCCCCGATCCTTACCGATATTTCATCCAACCAGCTTCCGGCTGTGAGTTGGGTGATCCCGGCGGGGCAGAATTCCGATCACGCCGGAACCCTGACCAACACCAGCGGACCCTCCTGGGTCGCTTCCATCGTGAACGCCATCGGCAATAGTTCGTACTGGTCTAACACCGCGATCGTCGTGACCTGGGACGACTGGGGCGGCTGGTACGATCACGTTCCTCCATTTAAAGTCGTCAACGACGGCACCAGTTGGGGCTCGGGCTACGTCTATGGCTTCCGCGTACCTCTGATCGTGATCTCGCCCTACGCCAAAGCTGCTTATATTTCGCACGCGACCCACGACTTCGGCAGCATCCTGAACCTGATTGAGGAGACTTTCAACTTGAAGTCGCTGGGCTATGCCGATGCCCATGCCGACGATCTTTCCGACTGCTTCGACTTCAGCCAGCCCCCGCTCACTTTTAAGACCATCGATGCGCCTATGAAGGCCGACCACTTCCTCAACGACAAGACTCCGGCCGGCGATCCCGACGATGACTAA
- the ftcD gene encoding glutamate formimidoyltransferase has translation MSTLVECVPNFSEGRDKAKVDAIVDAMKVPGVYLLDREMDSDHNRSVITLVGEREVIQEAAIRGVGKALELIDLNTHTGAHPRMGAADVVPFIPIDGVTLEDCVAMANHVGEQIWKRFRIPVYLYEAAARSPERQGLENIRRGQFEGIRAEIATNPARCPDFGEPCVHPTAGATVVGARKFLIAYNVFLNTPDVDIAKKIAKAVRFSNGGMRFVKGAGFLVRGLAQVSMNLTDFEQTPVHRVFEMVKREAARYGVIPASSEIVGLIPKKALEQAAEWFLQVEKFDSSLILENRLLSVMSGKMAVGGLRAGIEPFVEQLAAPTATPGGGSASAAAAAMAAGLAVMVASMSRGKKAYQQYESQLSAAIARLTPLREELKAAVEADADSYNSVMKAYKAARGVADEKSSDASSGETMIESALKEATAVPLSVAEKSHEVARIAKSLVPITNPNMKSDLTTAHALAGAAVTGALANVEINLASLKDQAFIASVRQRTAALS, from the coding sequence ATGTCCACGCTCGTCGAATGCGTTCCAAACTTCTCCGAAGGCCGCGACAAAGCTAAAGTCGATGCCATCGTCGACGCCATGAAAGTGCCGGGCGTCTATCTGCTCGACCGCGAAATGGACTCCGACCACAACCGCTCCGTCATTACTCTGGTCGGCGAGCGCGAAGTCATTCAGGAAGCCGCCATCCGCGGTGTGGGCAAGGCCTTGGAACTCATCGACTTAAACACCCACACCGGTGCCCATCCCCGGATGGGTGCAGCCGACGTAGTTCCTTTCATCCCCATCGACGGCGTCACTCTCGAAGACTGCGTCGCGATGGCCAATCACGTCGGCGAGCAGATCTGGAAGCGCTTTCGAATTCCCGTCTATCTCTACGAAGCCGCCGCCCGCAGTCCGGAGCGCCAGGGACTCGAAAATATTCGACGAGGCCAGTTCGAAGGCATCCGCGCCGAGATCGCGACCAATCCGGCGCGCTGCCCAGATTTTGGCGAGCCCTGCGTGCATCCCACCGCCGGCGCAACCGTAGTTGGCGCACGCAAATTTCTCATCGCCTATAACGTCTTCCTGAACACGCCCGACGTCGACATCGCCAAGAAGATCGCGAAAGCTGTGCGCTTCTCGAACGGTGGCATGCGCTTCGTGAAGGGCGCCGGCTTTCTGGTGCGTGGGCTGGCTCAGGTTTCGATGAATCTCACCGACTTCGAGCAGACGCCCGTCCATCGCGTCTTTGAGATGGTGAAGCGCGAAGCCGCCCGCTACGGCGTAATTCCCGCCTCGAGCGAGATCGTCGGACTCATCCCCAAGAAAGCTCTGGAGCAGGCAGCCGAGTGGTTCCTGCAAGTCGAGAAGTTCGATTCGTCGTTGATTCTCGAGAACCGCCTGCTGTCGGTCATGAGCGGAAAGATGGCGGTCGGCGGCCTGCGCGCCGGAATCGAACCTTTTGTCGAGCAATTGGCTGCGCCCACTGCGACTCCGGGTGGCGGCAGCGCCTCTGCGGCGGCAGCAGCCATGGCCGCCGGCCTGGCCGTGATGGTCGCCTCCATGTCCCGCGGCAAAAAGGCCTACCAGCAATACGAATCGCAACTCAGTGCCGCCATTGCCCGCCTCACTCCGTTGCGCGAGGAACTCAAGGCCGCCGTCGAAGCCGATGCCGACTCCTACAATTCCGTCATGAAAGCTTACAAAGCGGCTCGCGGCGTCGCGGACGAAAAATCCAGCGATGCTTCCTCAGGCGAAACCATGATCGAATCCGCGCTCAAAGAGGCCACCGCCGTTCCGCTCAGCGTTGCCGAAAAATCCCACGAAGTCGCCCGGATCGCCAAGTCGCTCGTACCCATCACCAATCCAAACATGAAATCTGATTTAACCACGGCTCACGCTTTGGCCGGGGCAGCCGTTACAGGAGCGCTGGCCAACGTAGAAATCAATCTGGCATCGCTGAAAGATCAAGCGTTCATCGCAAGTGTGCGCCAAAGAACCGCGGCTCTCTCATAG
- a CDS encoding acyloxyacyl hydrolase has protein sequence MSGGRGDTGVFNAGLRYGWILTGAHLPNFLRGRFEYAVDAVPVFLVFQPANTVYGLGFDPLALKWNFERHGRLSPYLELTGGALFTNHNVPTDTNTVNFMDQAALGVHLLGAKHNVSLELRYMHISNAGLANLNPGVNTVQVRLGIGRFFKSK, from the coding sequence GTGAGCGGTGGCCGCGGCGACACGGGCGTCTTCAACGCCGGCCTGCGCTACGGATGGATCCTCACCGGCGCGCATCTCCCCAACTTTCTTCGCGGACGTTTCGAATACGCGGTCGATGCCGTTCCCGTATTTCTAGTCTTTCAGCCCGCCAACACCGTCTATGGTTTAGGCTTCGATCCTCTCGCGCTCAAGTGGAATTTCGAGCGCCACGGCCGCCTCTCGCCCTATCTAGAACTAACCGGCGGCGCGCTGTTCACCAACCATAACGTGCCAACCGATACCAACACCGTAAACTTCATGGACCAGGCCGCGTTGGGCGTCCACCTCCTCGGCGCGAAACACAACGTTAGCCTCGAACTGCGCTACATGCACATCTCCAACGCGGGCTTGGCGAACTTGAACCCAGGAGTGAACACCGTGCAAGTGCGCCTGGGCATTGGGCGCTTCTTCAAATCGAAATAA
- a CDS encoding gluconeogenesis factor YvcK family protein, whose amino-acid sequence MESKTAESLSPEKTLRERGLRVVAIGGGTGLSTLLKGLKRYVLSPVETQPPAEIEARPGSPVIRDLCAVVTVSDDGGSSGRLRKELNMLPPGDIRNCIVALSEDEALLSRLFRHRFEKGSGLEGHSFGNLFLAALTSLTSDFSEAVRLSSEILVTRGHIYPATTSNIELEALMEDGTRVRGETKITASNGRIRELFLVPPDVGPMPQTLDAIANADMITIGPGSLFTSLIPNLLVRGIAQAIVESPATKIYICNLMTQANESLGLTAADHIHALNRHAQKQLFDFALINRTPVSNQMKAKYALEGACQIVNDLDEVEALGVVPVLGDYLEEGELVRHNTTRVAYDLMQLMSQRPSFERNSSTGNDSFTS is encoded by the coding sequence ATGGAAAGCAAAACCGCCGAATCGCTCTCGCCGGAGAAGACTCTGCGCGAGCGCGGCCTGCGCGTAGTCGCCATTGGAGGGGGTACCGGCCTTTCCACTCTGCTCAAGGGCCTCAAGCGCTACGTTCTTTCTCCCGTAGAAACGCAGCCTCCCGCAGAAATTGAAGCGCGACCCGGTTCGCCCGTCATCCGTGATTTATGCGCCGTGGTGACGGTCAGCGATGATGGCGGCTCCAGCGGCCGACTCCGCAAAGAACTTAACATGCTCCCGCCTGGCGACATCCGCAACTGCATCGTCGCCCTCAGCGAAGACGAAGCCCTGCTCTCCAGGCTGTTTCGTCACCGCTTCGAGAAAGGATCGGGACTCGAAGGCCACAGTTTCGGCAATCTATTTTTGGCGGCGCTCACTTCCCTCACCTCCGATTTTTCCGAAGCGGTGCGACTATCTTCTGAGATTCTCGTCACGCGCGGCCACATCTATCCCGCTACCACTTCGAACATTGAACTTGAAGCTCTGATGGAAGACGGCACACGGGTTCGCGGCGAAACCAAAATCACCGCCAGTAATGGCCGCATCCGCGAACTGTTTCTAGTGCCACCAGACGTTGGCCCAATGCCGCAAACTCTGGACGCCATCGCCAACGCCGACATGATCACCATCGGTCCCGGATCGCTGTTCACCAGCCTGATCCCAAACCTGCTGGTGCGCGGCATCGCGCAGGCCATCGTCGAATCGCCGGCCACCAAGATCTACATCTGCAACCTGATGACCCAGGCCAACGAGAGCCTCGGCCTGACCGCGGCTGACCACATCCACGCCTTGAACCGGCACGCGCAGAAGCAACTCTTCGACTTTGCCTTGATCAATCGCACGCCGGTCTCGAATCAGATGAAAGCGAAGTATGCCCTGGAGGGCGCTTGCCAGATCGTCAACGATCTCGACGAAGTTGAGGCGCTCGGCGTAGTCCCCGTTCTCGGAGACTATCTGGAAGAAGGAGAACTTGTCCGCCACAACACCACCCGCGTAGCCTACGACCTGATGCAACTCATGTCCCAACGCCCCAGCTTCGAACGAAATAGTTCCACGGGCAACGACTCGTTCACATCATGA
- a CDS encoding CYCXC family (seleno)protein, whose product MLYVLQNKIVHRSLTLAFLFLVTLTMSAQWASPQEEEGGIPAYNAGPPPKGAKLPPLLTKADLWGADAQNPYQTHAYELAAKIPTVLYQQPCYCYCDRMGHKSLHSCYENTHGAQCATCLKELYYSYRQHQKGKTATQIRAGIIKGEWKQIDLIQAETMN is encoded by the coding sequence ATGCTATACGTTCTTCAGAACAAAATCGTACATCGTAGCCTGACGCTGGCTTTTCTCTTTCTGGTAACTCTGACCATGTCGGCGCAGTGGGCCTCGCCGCAGGAGGAAGAAGGGGGCATCCCGGCCTACAACGCAGGCCCTCCGCCTAAAGGCGCTAAACTGCCTCCGCTTTTGACTAAGGCCGACCTCTGGGGAGCCGATGCGCAGAATCCCTATCAGACCCACGCCTACGAACTTGCCGCCAAGATTCCTACTGTGCTCTACCAGCAGCCTTGCTATTGCTATTGCGACCGCATGGGCCACAAGAGCCTGCACAGCTGCTATGAAAATACGCATGGAGCGCAGTGCGCGACCTGTCTAAAGGAGCTTTACTACAGCTATCGGCAGCATCAGAAAGGTAAGACCGCCACCCAAATCCGCGCCGGCATCATCAAGGGCGAGTGGAAGCAGATCGACCTGATTCAAGCCGAGACGATGAATTAG
- the lepB gene encoding signal peptidase I produces MSGAISEPGASGQTPMPVSAEPIIPAPVRPASGIGVWVRDLIISLAISAFIIIFLYQPVKVEGTSMMPSLEDQERIFVNKFVYRLEPIERGDIVVFRYPRDPSKSYIKRVIGMAGDRIRIDGGQVYVNNEALDEDYVPPAYTDSRSYPEIAVPENSYFVLGDHRSMSNDSRDFGPVNQSFIYGKAVFGYWPMDKLGRVR; encoded by the coding sequence ATGTCAGGCGCGATTTCAGAGCCCGGTGCGTCCGGCCAGACGCCTATGCCAGTCAGCGCCGAGCCGATCATCCCGGCTCCGGTGCGGCCCGCCAGCGGGATCGGCGTTTGGGTGCGCGACCTGATTATTTCGTTGGCCATTTCCGCCTTCATCATCATCTTCCTTTATCAGCCGGTAAAGGTCGAGGGAACCAGTATGATGCCCTCGCTCGAAGATCAGGAACGCATCTTCGTCAATAAGTTTGTATACCGACTGGAACCGATTGAGCGAGGCGACATTGTGGTCTTCCGTTACCCACGGGATCCCTCCAAGAGCTACATCAAGCGCGTGATTGGGATGGCGGGCGACCGCATCCGCATCGATGGCGGCCAGGTCTATGTGAACAACGAGGCGCTCGACGAGGACTACGTTCCTCCCGCCTATACCGATTCGCGATCGTATCCGGAAATTGCGGTTCCCGAGAATTCCTACTTCGTACTGGGCGATCATCGCTCGATGTCAAACGACAGCCGCGATTTCGGCCCGGTGAATCAGAGTTTTATCTACGGCAAGGCCGTGTTTGGGTATTGGCCTATGGATAAGCTGGGACGGGTGCGGTGA
- the carA gene encoding glutamine-hydrolyzing carbamoyl-phosphate synthase small subunit: MQAILALEDGRVFRGKGYGAKSECYGEVVFNTSITGYQEIFTDPSYSGQIVVLTNPEIGNYGTNHEDNEATRPWIEGLIVREFSRVSSNWRSQQVAEEYLEQFKVPVLSDIDTRALVRHLRDHGVMRGVVSTIENDADKLIAKARSIPKMDGTDLAKEVSTKRPYVWELGERSHEPVAVVGVKDEPPRFHVVAYDFGIKQNILRKLRGEGCKVTVVPAQTTAEDVLALKPDGVFLSNGPGDPEPCTYAVDSIRRLMGRQPIFGICLGHQLTGIALGGKTFKLKFGHHGGNHPVKQLKTGKIEITAHNHNFAVDPDSLAESEVELTHVDLNDQTLEGLRHRNLPLFSVQYHPEAAPGPHDSHYLFREFTKMMEEWKG; the protein is encoded by the coding sequence ATGCAGGCTATCCTTGCGCTGGAGGACGGCAGAGTCTTCCGAGGCAAAGGCTACGGCGCCAAAAGCGAATGCTACGGCGAAGTCGTTTTTAATACTTCCATCACTGGCTACCAGGAAATTTTCACCGACCCGTCCTACTCCGGGCAGATTGTTGTCCTGACCAACCCTGAAATCGGAAATTACGGCACCAACCACGAAGATAACGAAGCCACGCGTCCGTGGATCGAAGGTCTGATCGTGCGCGAGTTCTCGCGCGTCAGCTCGAACTGGCGCTCGCAGCAGGTCGCTGAGGAATACCTCGAACAGTTCAAGGTGCCTGTGCTGTCCGACATCGACACGCGGGCGCTGGTGCGGCATCTGCGCGATCATGGGGTGATGCGCGGCGTGGTTTCGACGATTGAGAACGATGCCGACAAGCTGATCGCCAAGGCGCGGTCGATCCCCAAGATGGACGGGACCGATCTCGCCAAGGAAGTGAGCACGAAGCGGCCGTACGTTTGGGAGTTGGGCGAGCGATCGCACGAACCGGTCGCCGTAGTCGGAGTGAAAGACGAGCCGCCACGATTTCACGTAGTGGCCTACGACTTCGGCATCAAGCAGAACATTTTGCGCAAGCTACGCGGCGAGGGCTGCAAAGTGACGGTGGTACCGGCGCAGACGACGGCGGAGGATGTCCTCGCATTGAAGCCCGACGGAGTTTTCTTGTCGAATGGCCCGGGCGATCCGGAGCCGTGTACGTACGCGGTCGATTCGATTCGCAGGCTGATGGGGCGGCAGCCGATTTTTGGCATTTGCCTGGGGCACCAACTGACTGGAATCGCCTTGGGCGGCAAAACTTTCAAGCTAAAGTTTGGCCACCACGGCGGGAATCATCCCGTCAAGCAGCTGAAGACCGGGAAGATCGAGATCACGGCGCACAACCATAACTTCGCGGTCGATCCTGATTCGCTGGCCGAGAGTGAAGTCGAATTGACGCATGTCGACTTAAACGATCAGACGCTAGAAGGCCTGCGCCATCGCAACCTGCCTCTGTTCAGCGTGCAGTATCACCCAGAAGCCGCGCCGGGGCCGCATGATTCGCATTATCTGTTCAGGGAGTTTACGAAGATGATGGAGGAGTGGAAGGGGTGA
- a CDS encoding SpaA isopeptide-forming pilin-related protein → MKVGRNFAVRVVHLGKPLPGLQIELSTDPKKADEDSRPVLTLTTNENGFVTFRAIRPGSYYVDVGQPAFPLSVEVLVLGRPSKKPDSPLTFEWPQGEKTVSVQSASGLLNAQLKTDRSGFEDQVHPVFGPLGEARLTLMQAASGEVVESQVSSGSGAFSFHQVPAGLYALHIELPQAGTQRYRADDGYIPIEIDPLAKALSLDLTLSPGICGSLAYENKDESDSK, encoded by the coding sequence GTGAAAGTGGGACGCAACTTCGCGGTCAGGGTGGTACATCTTGGCAAGCCACTTCCCGGTCTTCAGATCGAGTTAAGCACGGATCCGAAGAAAGCCGACGAAGATAGCCGGCCGGTTCTAACCCTCACGACAAACGAAAACGGTTTCGTTACGTTCAGAGCGATCAGGCCCGGCTCCTACTACGTGGATGTCGGACAGCCTGCATTTCCTCTTTCCGTGGAAGTGTTGGTGCTGGGTCGTCCATCGAAAAAGCCTGACAGTCCGCTCACATTCGAATGGCCTCAAGGAGAGAAGACTGTTTCGGTGCAGTCTGCTTCGGGACTACTCAACGCCCAACTCAAAACCGATCGCTCAGGATTTGAGGACCAGGTTCACCCTGTCTTCGGTCCTCTTGGCGAAGCAAGGCTGACGCTAATGCAAGCTGCGTCGGGCGAGGTTGTGGAGTCGCAGGTTTCGAGCGGATCTGGAGCGTTCAGTTTTCATCAGGTGCCTGCGGGATTATACGCGCTCCACATTGAGCTGCCTCAAGCCGGAACCCAGCGTTACCGAGCCGATGATGGCTACATTCCCATCGAAATTGATCCGTTGGCCAAAGCGCTGTCCTTGGACCTAACTCTTTCACCGGGTATATGCGGATCGCTCGCGTACGAGAATAAGGACGAGTCCGATTCAAAATAA
- the carB gene encoding carbamoyl-phosphate synthase large subunit gives MPKRTDISKILILGSGPIIIGQSAEFDYSGTQACKALKAEGYEVVLANSNPATIMTDPESADRTYIEPLTLEYLEEIIRIEREMSPGAGFAVLPTVGGQTALNLAIELSDGGVLEKYNATLIGANVAAIKKAEDRLFFKDAMQKIGLDVPKSALVNNTKDGLEFAGKIGFPVIIRPSFTLGGSGGGIAYNREEMVEVLSRGLDFSPVHEALIEESVLGWKEFELEVMRDTKDNVIIICSIENFDPMGVHTGDSITVAPIQTLTDREYQAMRDASIAVIREIGVDTGGSNIQFGVNPETGRMVVIEMNPRVSRSSALASKATGFPIAKIAAKLAVGYTLDEIPNDITRKTPACFEPTLDYVVVKIPKWQFEKFPGADDTLGPQMKSVGEVMAIGRTFKEALMKGIRSLDTGKRVGADKLEPKILTKRLVTPHPERLAYVQFALRQGHTVKQIAKMTSMDPWFLYQLKEINDQQLELEKHPMESIPTEVLRESKRMGFSDGRLAAAWRLEGQEKVRHLRKKHGVMPVYKRVDTCAAEFESFTPYLYSTYEDEDEAAPTDKKKVIILGSGPNRIGQGIEFDYCCCHASFALRDDGYETIMINCNPETVSTDYDTSDRLYFEPLTFEDVFAIYQHETSKGADVGLIVQFGGQTPLNLALPLKAAGVRIIGTSPESIDLAEDRKHFNKLLEELQIPQAPGVMATSIEEAVEGAGRIGYPVLVRPSYVLGGRAMVIAYDEASIVRYMKEAVEYSHDRPVLIDHFLEDAIEVDVDALSDGEDVVIGGIMQHIEEAGIHSGDSSCVLPAVDIAQALLERMRDYTFKLARALKVVGLMNIQFAIPRGNGGPSGEGDKVYVLEVNPRASRTVPFVSKATGVPMAKIAARLMTGRKLREFLPEFVERRADLDTGSFYYVKSPVFPWNKFPGVDTVLGPEMKSTGEVMGVADNFGEAFAKAQLAAGQKLPTQGAVFISVTDHDKKHVAQLARKFVDMGFKLVATAGTADVIEDAYMNVERVYKVKEGRPNVVDFIKGQRIQLIVNTPTGLEPWFDEKAIRRAAVTARIPTITTLAAARAAAEGIAALQRGEVNVKALQHLHAERTNLTR, from the coding sequence ATGCCAAAACGCACTGACATCTCGAAAATTCTGATCCTCGGCTCCGGGCCCATCATTATTGGGCAGTCGGCGGAGTTTGATTACTCGGGCACGCAGGCTTGCAAGGCGCTCAAGGCTGAGGGCTATGAAGTTGTGCTGGCGAATTCGAATCCGGCCACCATCATGACCGATCCCGAGTCGGCCGACCGGACTTATATTGAGCCGCTTACCCTGGAATATCTCGAAGAGATCATTCGCATCGAGCGGGAAATGTCGCCGGGCGCGGGATTCGCCGTGCTGCCGACCGTAGGCGGGCAGACTGCTTTAAACCTGGCGATCGAACTTTCCGACGGCGGCGTGCTGGAAAAGTACAACGCGACTTTGATCGGCGCGAACGTGGCTGCCATCAAGAAAGCGGAAGACCGGCTCTTCTTTAAAGACGCGATGCAGAAGATCGGGCTCGACGTGCCCAAGTCGGCGCTGGTCAATAACACGAAAGACGGCCTTGAGTTCGCGGGGAAGATTGGATTTCCGGTGATCATCCGGCCATCGTTCACGCTCGGCGGATCGGGCGGCGGCATTGCTTACAACCGCGAAGAAATGGTGGAAGTGCTCAGCCGCGGACTCGATTTTTCTCCTGTGCACGAAGCTCTGATTGAGGAATCGGTGCTGGGCTGGAAAGAATTCGAGCTCGAGGTGATGCGCGATACCAAAGACAACGTCATCATCATCTGCTCGATCGAAAACTTCGATCCCATGGGCGTGCACACCGGCGACTCGATTACCGTTGCGCCGATACAGACGCTCACCGACCGCGAGTATCAGGCGATGCGCGATGCCTCGATCGCCGTGATCCGCGAGATCGGCGTTGACACGGGCGGGTCCAACATTCAGTTCGGCGTAAATCCCGAAACCGGGCGCATGGTTGTGATCGAGATGAACCCGCGCGTGTCGCGCTCATCGGCGCTGGCCTCGAAGGCCACGGGATTCCCCATCGCAAAGATCGCGGCGAAACTTGCTGTGGGATACACGCTCGACGAGATTCCCAACGACATCACGCGCAAGACTCCGGCCTGTTTCGAGCCGACGCTCGACTACGTCGTGGTGAAGATTCCGAAGTGGCAGTTCGAGAAATTTCCCGGCGCCGACGACACGCTGGGGCCGCAGATGAAGTCAGTCGGCGAAGTAATGGCCATCGGCCGCACCTTCAAAGAAGCGCTGATGAAGGGCATCCGCTCGCTCGATACCGGCAAGCGCGTGGGTGCTGACAAGCTCGAACCGAAAATTCTGACAAAACGGCTGGTGACGCCGCATCCCGAGCGCCTGGCTTATGTACAGTTCGCGCTGCGCCAGGGCCATACGGTAAAGCAGATCGCGAAGATGACCTCGATGGATCCGTGGTTTCTTTATCAATTAAAGGAGATCAACGACCAGCAACTGGAGTTGGAGAAGCATCCCATGGAGTCGATTCCAACCGAAGTACTGCGCGAATCGAAGCGCATGGGATTCTCCGATGGCCGGCTGGCGGCTGCGTGGCGACTGGAAGGGCAAGAAAAAGTCCGGCATCTGCGCAAGAAACATGGCGTAATGCCGGTATATAAGCGCGTTGACACGTGCGCGGCCGAGTTCGAAAGTTTCACGCCCTATCTCTACTCGACTTACGAAGATGAAGACGAGGCAGCGCCGACCGACAAAAAGAAAGTGATTATTCTGGGCAGCGGGCCGAATCGCATCGGGCAGGGAATTGAGTTTGACTACTGCTGCTGCCACGCGTCGTTCGCGCTGCGCGATGACGGCTACGAGACGATCATGATCAATTGCAATCCTGAAACCGTCTCGACCGATTACGACACCAGCGACCGCCTGTACTTCGAGCCGCTCACGTTCGAAGATGTGTTCGCGATCTATCAGCACGAAACTTCGAAGGGCGCGGATGTCGGCTTGATCGTGCAGTTTGGCGGGCAGACGCCGCTGAACCTGGCGCTGCCCTTGAAAGCCGCAGGGGTCAGGATCATCGGCACGTCGCCCGAGTCGATCGACTTGGCCGAAGACCGCAAGCATTTCAACAAGCTCCTCGAGGAATTGCAGATTCCCCAGGCTCCCGGTGTGATGGCCACGTCCATCGAGGAAGCGGTCGAAGGCGCGGGACGCATCGGTTATCCCGTGCTGGTTCGGCCTTCGTACGTGCTCGGCGGGCGCGCCATGGTGATTGCTTACGATGAAGCGTCGATCGTTCGCTACATGAAAGAGGCGGTTGAATATTCCCACGACCGCCCGGTGCTGATCGATCACTTCCTCGAAGACGCGATTGAAGTCGATGTCGACGCGTTGTCGGACGGCGAAGATGTCGTGATTGGCGGAATCATGCAGCACATCGAAGAGGCTGGGATTCACTCCGGCGATTCGTCGTGTGTGCTGCCTGCGGTCGATATTGCGCAGGCGCTGCTCGAACGAATGCGCGACTATACGTTCAAACTGGCGCGAGCCCTGAAAGTTGTGGGGCTGATGAATATTCAGTTTGCCATTCCGCGTGGAAACGGCGGGCCGAGTGGCGAGGGCGACAAAGTCTATGTGCTCGAAGTGAATCCGCGGGCCTCGCGCACCGTGCCGTTCGTTTCCAAGGCTACCGGCGTGCCAATGGCCAAAATTGCGGCGCGGCTCATGACTGGCCGCAAGCTGCGCGAGTTCTTGCCGGAGTTCGTGGAACGGCGCGCCGATCTCGACACCGGCAGTTTCTACTATGTGAAATCCCCGGTGTTCCCGTGGAACAAGTTTCCGGGTGTCGATACCGTACTGGGGCCGGAGATGAAATCCACCGGCGAAGTGATGGGTGTGGCCGACAACTTCGGGGAAGCGTTCGCCAAAGCACAACTCGCAGCAGGACAGAAACTGCCCACGCAGGGCGCGGTCTTCATCAGCGTGACCGACCACGACAAAAAGCATGTCGCGCAACTCGCGCGTAAGTTTGTCGACATGGGATTCAAGCTGGTGGCGACAGCCGGAACAGCCGATGTGATCGAGGATGCCTACATGAACGTAGAGCGCGTCTACAAAGTGAAAGAAGGACGGCCAAACGTGGTCGATTTTATCAAGGGCCAGCGCATTCAACTCATTGTGAACACGCCTACGGGACTGGAGCCATGGTTCGACGAGAAGGCAATCCGACGAGCCGCAGTGACAGCGCGGATTCCGACCATCACAACGTTGGCAGCGGCGCGGGCCGCGGCCGAGGGTATTGCTGCCCTCCAGCGCGGTGAAGTGAATGTGAAGGCCCTACAGCATTTGCACGCGGAAAGAACGAATCTGACTCGATAA